The Hymenobacter oligotrophus genome has a window encoding:
- a CDS encoding thioesterase family protein, whose protein sequence is MARVKVALPETFSVTVELPVRITDLNYGAHLGNDALVSLLHEARVQFLRHMELAEYNPATKEGMIMSDLAVEYKGEGFYGDVLRVQMAATDLHKYGFDVVYHIQTTEGRDIARAKTGMLCFDYNTRKLALLPEAAAARLVAP, encoded by the coding sequence ATGGCCCGCGTAAAAGTAGCCTTGCCCGAAACGTTTTCCGTAACCGTGGAGCTGCCCGTGCGCATCACCGACCTAAATTACGGCGCCCACCTCGGCAACGATGCCCTCGTAAGCCTGCTGCACGAGGCCCGCGTGCAGTTTCTGCGGCACATGGAGCTGGCCGAATACAACCCCGCCACCAAAGAAGGCATGATCATGTCGGATTTGGCCGTGGAGTACAAGGGCGAGGGTTTTTACGGCGACGTGCTGCGCGTACAAATGGCCGCTACCGACTTGCACAAGTACGGCTTCGATGTGGTGTACCACATCCAAACCACCGAAGGCCGCGACATAGCCCGCGCCAAAACCGGCATGCTCTGCTTCGACTACAACACCCGCAAATTGGCCCTGCTGCCTGAGGCTGCCGCGGCCCGCCTGGTTGCCCCATAG
- the mnmD gene encoding tRNA (5-methylaminomethyl-2-thiouridine)(34)-methyltransferase MnmD, with protein MMSDVTKVEVRQTGDGSSTLYVPALDEHYHSTHGALQESVHVFIRAGLEPVLLTADRLQHILEVGLGTGLNALLTLQRSLTARVRIHYDAVETFPLPPDIVEALGIERYVLNPELLDLHRQLHAAPWNTPIDLTPHFELRKLHVALQQAHLPANHYQLVYFDAFAPEKQPDMWTQAVFEQLFAATMRGGILVSYCAKGAFKRSLKAAGWQVEALPGPPGKREMTRARKP; from the coding sequence ATGATGAGCGACGTTACAAAGGTAGAAGTACGGCAAACCGGCGACGGCTCGAGCACCTTGTACGTGCCGGCGCTCGACGAGCACTACCACTCCACCCACGGCGCGCTGCAAGAGTCGGTGCACGTGTTTATCCGAGCGGGCCTCGAGCCAGTGCTGCTTACCGCCGACCGCCTCCAGCACATTCTGGAAGTGGGCCTGGGCACCGGCCTGAACGCTTTGCTCACATTGCAGCGCAGCCTCACGGCCCGCGTGCGCATTCACTACGATGCCGTCGAGACCTTCCCATTGCCGCCCGACATTGTGGAGGCCCTAGGTATTGAGCGGTACGTGTTGAACCCGGAGCTGCTCGATTTGCACCGCCAGTTGCACGCTGCCCCCTGGAACACGCCCATCGACCTGACGCCGCACTTCGAGCTGCGCAAGCTGCACGTGGCGCTGCAGCAGGCGCACTTGCCCGCTAACCACTACCAGCTCGTTTACTTCGATGCCTTTGCGCCCGAAAAGCAGCCCGATATGTGGACGCAGGCCGTATTCGAGCAACTATTTGCAGCCACGATGCGCGGCGGCATACTAGTGAGTTACTGCGCCAAAGGCGCCTTCAAGCGCAGCCTTAAGGCCGCTGGCTGGCAAGTAGAGGCATTGCCCGGCCCGCCCGGTAAACGCGAGATGACACGTGCCCGCAAGCCTTAG
- a CDS encoding DUF2157 domain-containing protein, producing MSRKFIEIEGQHWVEQGIISPEQHQRLLALYPEQQRAIGLLPLLGSLLVGLSALSLVAANWQELPELLRLGLLIGSMVAAYLGGEHFLQRGFRSMGIGLVALGLILFGAGIVLTSQMYQLVGYDVTGLLAWVVAAVVLTFIYQSHFLFILAVAIGVLAQGYSVGSLSSYSYASAGLMAGGLGYYWWRRPDALCGAILATGLLWQSALLINHLHIKITWFFVPAMLVYAAGDWQPNRPAARALQAPPLVAAFLFMLGLGMFGEAGSYTDQLRPHFVGFVGALLLVFGLSVAGKRARGHLSSAADWLLLLPGYYFPGGLPLAVAALVVLYAYTGSVLYRGYQEQASDRVNLGTALFILTTMVAYFKLTWEFMDKSLFFLLGGLLLLGLSWYLRRRARAIPPSNPPTH from the coding sequence ATGAGTCGAAAATTCATCGAAATAGAAGGCCAGCACTGGGTTGAGCAGGGCATCATCAGCCCCGAGCAGCACCAGCGCCTGCTGGCCTTGTACCCCGAGCAGCAACGCGCCATTGGCTTGTTGCCGCTGTTGGGCAGCCTGTTGGTGGGCCTGAGCGCCCTGAGCCTGGTGGCGGCCAACTGGCAGGAGTTGCCCGAGTTGCTGCGTTTGGGCCTGCTCATCGGCTCGATGGTGGCCGCTTACCTAGGCGGCGAACATTTTCTGCAGCGTGGGTTCCGCTCCATGGGCATTGGCCTGGTAGCCCTAGGTCTGATTTTGTTTGGGGCCGGCATTGTGCTCACGAGCCAGATGTACCAACTGGTGGGCTATGATGTAACGGGCCTGCTAGCCTGGGTGGTAGCCGCGGTGGTGCTCACCTTCATCTACCAAAGCCACTTCTTGTTTATTCTGGCCGTGGCCATTGGCGTGCTGGCGCAGGGCTACAGCGTGGGCAGCCTCAGCAGCTACAGCTACGCCAGTGCGGGGCTGATGGCCGGCGGCCTGGGCTACTACTGGTGGCGCCGCCCCGATGCACTCTGCGGAGCCATTCTGGCTACGGGCCTGCTTTGGCAATCGGCGTTGCTGATTAATCATTTGCACATCAAAATCACGTGGTTTTTTGTGCCGGCCATGCTGGTATACGCCGCCGGCGACTGGCAGCCTAACCGCCCTGCCGCCCGCGCCCTGCAAGCCCCGCCGTTGGTGGCGGCGTTCTTGTTCATGCTCGGCCTGGGCATGTTTGGCGAAGCCGGCAGCTACACCGATCAGCTGCGGCCGCACTTTGTGGGCTTTGTGGGGGCGCTGCTGCTGGTGTTTGGCCTCTCGGTAGCGGGCAAGCGCGCCCGCGGGCACCTAAGCAGCGCCGCCGATTGGCTGTTGCTGCTGCCGGGCTACTACTTTCCGGGCGGATTGCCGCTGGCCGTGGCCGCGCTGGTGGTGCTGTACGCCTACACCGGCTCGGTGCTGTACCGCGGCTACCAAGAGCAAGCCTCCGACCGCGTAAACCTGGGCACGGCGCTGTTCATCCTCACTACCATGGTGGCGTACTTTAAGCTGACGTGGGAGTTCATGGATAAGTCGCTGTTCTTTTTGCTGGGCGGCTTGCTGCTGCTGGGCCTGAGCTGGTACCTGCGCCGCCGGGCGCGTGCTATTCCGCCCTCCAACCCGCCTACGCACTAA
- a CDS encoding GDYXXLXY domain-containing protein, giving the protein MKLVPTLFLSEAADKRRRWVALAVAAQVLFILLVAGAGSAISSYGRAVVLRTSPVDPRDLLYGDYVTLNYDISQLPRPLWRGSEAPRRHRPVYVELRPTPAGYYEAVAVYPAEPASLPADHVALRGWIVNVWRQGLQLRYGLERYYVPEGEGRKLERRAGRQPLLVHVSVAPWDQSRITRVETTPKQAERP; this is encoded by the coding sequence ATGAAGCTGGTGCCTACTCTCTTCTTGTCGGAAGCTGCCGATAAGCGCCGCCGCTGGGTAGCCTTGGCCGTAGCCGCGCAGGTGCTGTTCATTTTGCTGGTAGCCGGGGCGGGCTCCGCCATCAGCAGCTACGGCCGGGCGGTGGTACTGCGCACGTCGCCCGTCGATCCGCGCGATTTGCTTTACGGCGACTACGTTACGCTGAACTACGACATCAGCCAGTTGCCGCGGCCGCTGTGGCGCGGCTCGGAGGCCCCGCGCCGCCACCGGCCCGTGTACGTAGAGCTGCGCCCCACCCCGGCCGGCTACTACGAGGCCGTGGCGGTGTACCCCGCCGAGCCCGCCTCGCTGCCCGCCGACCACGTAGCCCTGCGCGGCTGGATTGTGAACGTGTGGCGCCAAGGCCTGCAACTTCGCTACGGTCTGGAGCGCTACTACGTACCCGAGGGCGAAGGCCGCAAGCTGGAGCGCCGCGCCGGTCGGCAGCCACTGCTGGTGCACGTAAGCGTGGCGCCTTGGGACCAGTCGCGCATTACCCGCGTCGAAACAACCCCAAAACAAGCAGAGCGCCCGTAA
- a CDS encoding ExbD/TolR family protein — translation MADIQPTSAPSRSTKPRAKKQAFRLDTAPMVDLAFLLLTFFMLTTTFAKPNVMQLTMPVADADSKTEVGASQALTLILGKNSQVHYFFGLNTADAPAELRTTNFGAAGVRQVLLQLKQRSPQATVLIKTSPDAKYRDVVDVLDEMSITSQKKYALVDLDKADRQLLALNTR, via the coding sequence ATGGCCGACATCCAGCCTACCTCCGCCCCGAGCCGCAGCACCAAGCCCCGCGCCAAAAAGCAAGCCTTCCGCCTCGACACGGCCCCGATGGTGGACCTGGCCTTTCTGCTGCTCACCTTCTTCATGCTCACTACCACGTTTGCCAAGCCCAACGTGATGCAGCTAACCATGCCCGTAGCCGATGCCGACAGCAAAACCGAAGTGGGCGCGAGCCAGGCCCTGACGCTCATCCTGGGTAAGAACAGCCAGGTGCACTACTTCTTCGGGCTGAACACCGCCGACGCGCCCGCCGAGCTGCGCACCACCAACTTCGGCGCGGCAGGGGTGCGGCAAGTACTGCTGCAGCTCAAGCAGCGCAGCCCGCAGGCCACGGTGCTCATCAAAACCAGCCCCGATGCCAAGTACCGCGACGTGGTGGATGTGCTCGACGAAATGAGCATCACCAGCCAGAAGAAGTACGCGCTAGTGGACCTCGACAAAGCCGACCGCCAGCTACTCGCCCTAAACACGCGGTAG